A window of the Branchiostoma lanceolatum isolate klBraLanc5 chromosome 13, klBraLanc5.hap2, whole genome shotgun sequence genome harbors these coding sequences:
- the LOC136447120 gene encoding serine-rich adhesin for platelets-like: MLVTTERTSLTSALPETTVASTTTEGASTMGSTPVTTSTQSATSTSEGHSTVVQTTEHSSTGTTYGIRSTTSSPTTSVPLTTPTVSTSADESTASQRTTFPTVPATTEQSTVTSTLEETTVAGTTTGQTSTLGLSSAASTRQIATRAFSSTSQGRSTVGQSTSYSSIATTGEISSTTCSSATSTKPITPAESTLAVFSTSASNTAFSTVRPSTEQSTSTSTLEEATLPLRTTAQTSTVRSSTPISTTMSAGSTFAGTTEGPSTVGQSTVHSSIATTEEISSNISTSATSVQPTTLVESTLNLSTEEALTTTHSQPSFTSTIGSTVQATTEQSTLTSTLHMSTVPDETTVLYSSEEPSTPSATSTLGSTVQATTEQSALTSTLQESTVAGVTTMYSSTEELHTSQSAISTFRSTVKATTEQSGLTTTLRGSTVADETTMHSSTGELSSLAHSTPRVTSTIGSTVQVTSEQSALTSTLQGSTATMHSSTEEPLTTTYWKPSSTSTLASTVQATTEQSTVASTHQKTTVADETTMHSSTEERSTPTHATSTLGSTVQATTEHITVASTHPKTTVTDETTMHSSTEERSTPTHATSTLASTVQATTEQSTVASTHPKTTVTDETTMHSSTEERSTPTHATSTLGSTVQATTEQSALTYTLLETTHPQPSATSTLGSTVFGSREQTTLTSTIAKTTVADETTMHSSTEESLTPTPSPSSVTVLATTEQSTLTSTLHKSTVADETTVQYSSEEPSTLSATSTLGSTVKATTEQSALTSTFQDSTVADVTTMYSSTEELHTSQSATSIFRSTVQATTEQSGLTTTLRGSTVADETTMHSSTGEVSSLAHSTPRVTSTIGSTVQVTSEQSALTSTLQGSTATMHSSTEEPLTTTYWKPSSTSTLASTVQATTEQSTVASTHQKTTVADETTMHSSTEERSTPTHATSTLGSTVQATTEHITVASTHPKTTVTDETTMHSSTEERSTPTHATSTLASTVQATTEQSTVASTHPKTTVTDETTMHSSTEERSTPTHATSTLASTVQATTERSALTYTLLETTHPQPSATSTLGSTVFGSREQTTLTSTIAKTTVADETTMHSSTEESLTPTPSPSSVTVLATTEQSTLTSTLHKSTVADETTVQYSSEEPSTLSATSTLGSTVQATTEQSALTSTLQESTVADVTTMYSSSEEPHPSQSVTSTIGSTVQATTEYSALTSTLRESKATMHSSTQEPLTTTYWKPSSTSTLASTVQATTEQITVASTHPETTVADETTMHSSTEERSTPTHATRTLGSTVQATTEQSALTSTLQETTHPQPSATSTLGSTVFGSREQTTLTSTIAKTTVADETTMHSSTEERSTPTPSPSSVKSTVLATTEQSTLTSTLHMSTVPDETTVLYSSEEPSTPSKTSTLGSTVQATTEQSALTSTLQESTVADVTTMYSSTEELHTSQSATSTFRSTVQATTEQSTLTTTLRGSTVADETTMHSSTGELSSLAHSTQSVTSTPGITVPVTSEHSALTSTLGGSTATMHSSTEEPLTTTYWKPSSTSTLASTVQATTEQSTVASTHPLTTVADETTMHSSTEERSTPTHATSTLGSTVQATTEQSALTSTLQETTHPQPSATSTLGSTVFGSREQTTLASTIAKTTVADETTMHSSTEESSTPTPSPSSVESTVLATTEQSTLTSTLHKSTVADETTVQYSSEEPSTPSATSTLGSTVQATTEQSALASTLQESTVADVTTMYSSTEELHSSQSATSTFRSTVRATTEQSALTSTLQGSTVPDETTVPFSSEEPSTPTHSPPSEKSTLGSTVQATTEQTLTSTLQESTVADVTTMYSSTEELHSSQSATSTFRSTVQATTEQSTLTSTLLGSKVPDETTVPFSSEEPSTQTYSPSIDTSTLGITVSVTAEHSALTSTIQESTATMHSSTEEPPTTTHPQPSATSTLNSTVLGTRERSTLTSTEAKTTVADETTMHSSTEERSTPTHATSRLASTVQATTEQSALTSTLQETTHPQPSATSTLGSTVFGSREQTTLTSAQAKTTVVDETTMHSSTEESSTQTPSPSSVKSTVLATTEQRTLTSTLQKSTVADETTVQYNSEEPSTPSATSTLGSTVQATTEQSALTSTLQESTAADVTTMYSSTEELHTSQSATSTFRSTVQATTEQSAPTSTLQGSTVPDETTMYSSTEEPDTSQSATSTFRSTVLATTEQSTLTTTLRGSTVADETTMHSSTGELSSLAHSTQSVTSTIGSTVQVTSEHSALTSTLQGSTATMHSSTEEPLTTTYWKPSSTSTLASTVQATTEQITVASTNPLTTVADETKMFSGTEERSTPTHATRTLGNTVQATTEQSALTSTLQETTHPQPSATSTLGSTVFGSREQTTLTSTFAKTTVADETTMHSSTEESLTPTPSPSSVTVLATTEQSTLTSTLQKSTVADETTVQYSSEEPSTLSATSTLGSTVKATTEQSALTSTLQESTVADVTTMYSSTEELHTSQSATSTFRSTVRATTEQSALTSTLQGSTVPDETTVPFSSEEPSTPTHSPPSEKSTLGSTVRATTEQITLTSTLQKSTDTDESTLHSSTEELSTPTYTLPSGATSSLDSTAQTITNQITLTSTSQLSTVRKETTIHTSTEEPSTPTHTSQSTLGSTVEGTTFSHSTTYQTTPYFLSKTTSATTTVNTPYSDRSTRLATTRTPIGVTTDMTTLSRTEQPSATSTVRTEQTALTSSIHESTDAKKTTMFSSTEEPLTSPLSSQSARTALGSTVQATTFSTTTNLVDQTTSEISEYFTSNSGSRLSTIFSSSTVLNFYEGSVVSTTLLSFSSSCVEKEEVTSFLTESIAADNNNTLGIILRSAYE; encoded by the exons ATGCTGGTAACTACAGAGCGAACCAGTTTGACTTCAGCCTTgccagagaccacagtggctagtaCAACTACGGAGGGGGCTAGCACAATGGGATCGACTCCCGTGACGACTTCAACACAGAGTGCAACGAGCACGTCGGAAGGTCATTCCACTGTTGTACAGACTACAGAACACTCTTCCACCGGTACAACATATGGAATCAGATCGACCACAAGCAGCCCAACAACTTCAGTCCCATTGACAACGCCTACTGTATCTACATCTGCAGATGAAAGTACAGCCTCTCAAAGGACCACCTTTCCTACTGTgccagcaacaacagaacaaagcactgtgacatcaactcttgaagagaccacagtggctggcaCAACTACAGGGCAGACAAGCACTCTTGGATTGTCGTCCGCCGCATCTACAAGGCAAATCGCCACCAGAGCATTTTCCAGCACTTCACAAGGTCGATCCACCGTTGGCCAGTCTACAAGCTATTCCTCCATTGCCACAACAGGAGAAATCAGCTCAACCACATGCAGCTCGGCAACTTCTACCAAGCCGATCACACCTGCGGAATCTACACTAGCTGTCTTTAGTACAAGCGCCTCAAACACCGCATTTTCAACTGTGAGGCCaagtacagagcaaagcacttcGACGTCTACTCTTGAAGAGGCAACTCTGCCTCTTAGGACAACGGCGCAGACTAGTACAGTAAGATCGTCTACGCCAATATCTACAACAATGAGTGCCGGAAGCACATTTGCTGGCACTACGGAGGGTCCTTCTACCGTCGGCCAGTCAACAGTACATTCATCAATTGCTACGACAGAAGAAATCAGCTCGAACATCAGTACTTCGGCAACTTCTGTCCAGCCGACAACACTTGTGGAATCGACGCTGAACTTAAGTACAGAAGAAGCACTCACAACCACACATTCGCAACCAAGTTTTACAAGTACAATTGGCAGCACAGTTCAGGCAACAACGGAACAAAGTACTCTAACATCTACCCTTCACATGTCCACTGTCCCTGATGAGACCACAGTGTTGTACAGTTCAGAGGAGCCGTCGACACCGAGTGCAACAAGCACATTGGGCagcacagtgcaggcaacaacggaaCAAAGTGCTCTAACGTCGACCCTTCAAGAGTCTACAGTGGCAGGTGTAACCACGATGTACTCCAGTACTGAGGAACTACATACATCACAAAGTGCCATAAGCACATTTAGGAGCACAGTGAAGGCAACAACGGAGCAAAGCGGTCTAACAACTACTCTTCGAGGGTCCACGGTTGCTGATGAAACCACGATGCACTCTAGTACTGGAGAACTTTCGTCACTAGCACATTCAACACCTAGGGTCACAAGCACAATTGGGAGCACAGTTCAGGTAACATCGGAACAGAGTGCCCTAACATCTACCCTTCAAGGGTCCACAGCGACAATGCACTCCAGTACGGAGGAACCTCTCACAACCACGTATTGGAAACCAAGTTCCACAAGCACACTTGCCagcacagtgcaggcaacaacggaaCAAAGCACAGTAGCATCAACCCATCAAAAGACCACAGTCGCGGATGAAACCACAATGCACTCTAGTACAGAAGAGCGATCGACACCAACTCATGCCACAAGCACACTTGGCagcacagtgcaggcaacaacggaaCACATCACAGTAGCATCAACCCATCCAAAGAccacagtcactgatgaaaccACAATGCACTCTAGTACAGAAGAACGTTCGACACCAACACATGCCACAAGCACACTTGCCagcacagtgcaggcaacaacggaaCAAAGCACAGTAGCATCAACCCATCCAAAGAccacagtcactgatgaaaccACAATGCACTCTAGTACAGAAGAACGTTCGACACCAACTCATGCCACAAGCACACTTGGCagcacagtgcaggcaacaacggaaCAGAGTGCCCTAACATATACCCTTCTAGAGACCACGCATCCACAACCAAGTGCAACAAGCACACTTGGCAGTACAGTATTTGGATCGAGGGAACAAACCACTCTAACATCAACTATTGCAAAGACGACAGTCGCTGATGAAACTACGATGCACTCTAGTACAGAAGAAAGTTTGACACCAACGCCGTCACCATCGAGTGTCACAGTTCTTGCAACTACGGAACAAAGTACTCTAACATCTACCCTTCACAAGTCCACTGTCGCTGATGAGACCACAGTGCAATACAGTTCAGAGGAGCCGTCGACGCTGAGTGCAACAAGCACACTGGGCAGCACAGTGAAGGCAACAACGGAACAAAGTGCTCTAACGTCGACCTTTCAAGACTCTACAGTGGCAGATGTAACCACGATGTACTCCAGTACAGAGGAACTACATACATCACAAAGTGCCACAAGCATATTTAGGagcacagtgcaggcaacaacggaaCAAAGCGGTCTAACAACTACTCTTCGAGGGTCCACGGTTGCTGATGAAACCACGATGCACTCTAGTACTGGAGAAGTTTCGTCACTAGCACATTCAACACCTAGGGTCACAAGCACAATTGGGAGCACAGTTCAGGTAACATCGGAACAGAGTGCCCTAACATCTACCCTTCAAGGGTCCACAGCGACAATGCACTCCAGTACGGAGGAACCTCTCACAACCACGTATTGGAAACCAAGTTCCACAAGCACACTTGCCagcacagtgcaggcaacaacggaaCAAAGCACAGTAGCATCAACCCATCAAAAGACCACAGTCGCGGATGAAACCACAATGCACTCTAGTACAGAAGAGCGATCGACACCAACTCATGCCACAAGCACACTTGGCagcacagtgcaggcaacaacggaaCACATCACAGTAGCATCAACCCATCCAAAGAccacagtcactgatgaaaccACAATGCACTCTAGTACAGAAGAACGTTCGACACCAACACATGCCACAAGCACACTTGCCagcacagtgcaggcaacaacggaaCAAAGCACAGTAGCATCAACCCATCCAAAGAccacagtcactgatgaaaccACAATGCACTCTAGTACAGAAGAACGTTCGACACCAACTCATGCCACAAGCACACTTGCCagcacagtgcaggcaacaacggaaCGGAGTGCCCTAACATATACCCTTCTAGAGACCACGCATCCACAACCAAGTGCCACAAGCACACTTGGCAGTACAGTATTTGGATCGAGGGAACAAACCACTCTAACATCAACTATTGCAAAGACGACAGTCGCTGATGAAACTACGATGCACTCTAGTACAGAAGAAAGTTTGACACCAACGCCGTCACCATCGAGTGTAACAGTTCTTGCAACTACGGAACAAAGTACTCTAACATCTACCCTTCACAAGTCCACTGTCGCTGATGAGACCACAGTGCAATACAGTTCAGAGGAGCCGTCGACGCTGAGTGCAACAAGCACATTGGGCagcacagtgcaggcaacaacggaaCAAAGTGCTCTAACGTCGACCCTTCAAGAGTCTACAGTGGCAGATGTAACCACGATGTACTCTAGCTCAGAGGAACCACATCCATCACAAAGTGTTACAAGCACAATTGGCagcacagtgcaggcaacaacggaaTATAGTGCCCTAACATCTACCCTTCGAGAGTCCAAAGCAACAATGCACTCCAGTACGCAGGAACCTCTCACAACCACGTATTGGAAACCAAGTTCCACAAGCACACTTGCCagcacagtgcaggcaacaacggaaCAAATCACAGTAGCATCAACCCATCCAGAGACCACAGTCGCTGATGAAACCACAATGCACTCTAGTACAGAAGAACGATCGACACCAACTCATGCCACAAGAACACTTGGTagcacagtgcaggcaacaacggaaCAAAGTGCCCTAACATCTACCCTTCAAGAGACCACGCATCCACAACCAAGTGCGACAAGCACACTTGGCAGTACAGTGTTTGGATCGAGGGAACAAACCACTCTAACATCAACTATTGCAAAGACGACAGTTGCTGATGAAACTACGATGCACTCTAGTACAGAAGAACGTTCAACACCAACTCCGTCACCATCGAGTGTCAAAAGCACAGTTCTTGCAACTACGGAACAAAGTACTCTAACATCTACCCTTCACATGTCCACTGTCCCTGATGAGACCACAGTGTTGTACAGTTCAGAGGAGCCGTCGACACCGAGTAAAACAAGCACACTGGGCagcacagtgcaggcaacaacggaaCAAAGTGCTCTAACGTCGACCCTTCAAGAGTCTACAGTGGCAGATGTAACCACTATGTACTCCAGTACAGAGGAACTACATACATCACAAAGTGCCACAAGCACATTTAGGagcacagtgcaggcaacaacggaaCAAAGCACTCTAACAACTACTCTTCGAGGGTCCACGGTTGCTGATGAAACCACGATGCACTCTAGTACTGGAGAACTTTCGTCACTAGCACATTCAACACAAAGTGTCACAAGCACACCTGGCATCACAGTGCCGGTAACATCGGAACATAGTGCCCTAACATCTACCCTTGGAGGGTCCACAGCGACAATGCACTCCAGTACGGAAGAACCTCTTACAACCACGTATTGGAAACCAAGTTCCACAAGCACACTTGCCagcacagtgcaggcaacaacggaaCAAAGCACAGTAGCATCAACCCATCCATTGACCACAGTCGCTGATGAAACCACAATGCACTCTAGTACAGAAGAACGATCGACACCAACTCATGCAACAAGCACACTGGGCagcacagtgcaggcaacaacggaaCAAAGTGCCCTAACATCTACCCTTCAAGAGACCACGCATCCACAACCAAGTGCGACAAGCACACTTGGCAGTACAGTGTTTGGATCGAGGGAACAGACCACTCTTGCATCAACTATTGCAAAGACGACAGTTGCTGATGAAACTACGATGCACTCTAGTACAGAAGAAAGTTCGACCCCAACGCCGTCACCATCGAGTGTCGAAAGCACAGTTCTTGCAACTACGGAACAAAGTACTCTAACATCTACCCTTCACAAGTCCACTGTCGCTGATGAGACCACAGTGCAATACAGTTCAGAGGAGCCGTCGACACCGAGTGCAACAAGCACACTGGGTagcacagtgcaggcaacaacggaaCAAAGTGCTCTAGCGTCGACCCTTCAAGAGTCTACAGTGGCAGATGTAACCACGATGTACTCTAGTACAGAGGAACTACATTCATCACAAAGTGCGACAAGCACATTTAGGAGCACAGTGAGGGCAACAACGGAGCAAAGCGCTCTAACATCCACTCTCCAAGGGTCAACAGTTCCTGATGAAACCACGGTCCCCTTCAGTTCAGAAGAACCTTCGACACCCACACATTCACCACCAAGTGAAAAGAGCACACTTGGCagcacagtgcaggcaacaactgAACAAACTCTAACGTCGACTCTTCAAGAGTCTACAGTGGCAGATGTAACCACGATGTACTCCAGTACAGAGGAACTACATTCATCACAAAGTGCCACAAGCACATTTAGGagcacagtgcaggcaacaacggaGCAAAGCACTCTAACATCTACTCTCCTCGGGTCAAAAGTTCCTGATGAAACCACGGTCCCCTTCAGTTCAGAGGAACCGTCGACACAGACATATTCACCCTCGATTGACACAAGTACACTTGGCATCACAGTGTCGGTAACAGCGGAACATAGTGCCCTAACATCTACCATTCAAGAGTCCACAGCAACAATGCACTCCAGTACGGAGGAACCTCCCACAACCACGCATCCACAACCAAGTGCGACAAGCACACTCAACAGTACAGTGTTGGGAACAAGGGAACGAAGCACTCTAACATCAACCGAAGCAAAGACCACAGTCGCTGATGAAACCACAATGCACTCTAGTACAGAAGAACGATCGACACCAACTCATGCCACAAGCAGACTTGCCagcacagtgcaggcaacaacggaaCAAAGTGCCCTAACATCTACCCTTCAAGAGACCACGCATCCACAACCAAGTGCGACAAGCACACTTGGCAGTACAGTGTTTGGATCGAGGGAACAAACCACTCTAACATCAGCCCAAGCAAAGACGACAGTTGTTGATGAAACTACGATGCACTCTAGTACAGAAGAAAGTTCGACACAAACGCCGTCACCATCGAGTGTCAAGAGCACAGTTCTTGCAACTACGGAACAACGCACTTTAACATCTACCCTTCAAAAGTCCACTGTCGCTGATGAGACCACAGTGCAATACAATTCAGAGGAGCCGTCGACACCGAGTGCAACAAGCACATTGGGCagcacagtgcaggcaacaacggaaCAAAGTGCTCTAACGTCGACCCTTCAAGAGTCTACTGCGGCAGATGTAACCACGATGTACTCCAGTACAGAGGAACTACATACATCACAAAGTGCCACAAGCACGTTTAGGagcacagtgcaggcaacaacggaGCAAAGCGCTCCAACATCTACTCTCCAAGGGTCAACAGTTCCTGATGAAACCACGATGTACTCCAGTACAGAGGAACCAGATACATCACAAAGTGCCACAAGCACatttaggagcacagtgctggCAACAACGGAGCAAAGCACTCTAACAACTACTCTTCGAGGGTCCACGGTTGCTGATGAAACCACGATGCACTCTAGTACTGGAGAGCTTTCGTCACTAGCACATTCAACACAAAGTGTCACAAGCACAATTGGGAGCACAGTTCAGGTAACATCGGAACATAGTGCCCTAACATCTACCCTTCAAGGGTCCACAGCGACAATGCACTCCAGTACGGAGGAACCTCTCACAACCACGTATTGGAAACCAAGTTCCACAAGCACACTTGCCagcacagtgcaggcaacaacggaaCAAATCACAGTAGCATCAACCAATCCATTGACCACAGTCGCTGATGAAACGAAAATGTTCTCTGGTACAGAAGAACGTTCGACACCAACTCATGCCACACGCACACTGGGCAacacagtgcaggcaacaacggaaCAGAGTGCCCTAACATCTACCCTTCAAGAGACCACGCATCCACAACCAAGTGCGACAAGCACACTTGGCAGTACAGTGTTTGGATCGAGGGAACAGACCACTCTTACATCAACTTTTGCAAAGACGACAGTTGCTGATGAAACTACGATGCACTCTAGTACAGAAGAAAGTTTGACACCAACGCCGTCACCATCGAGTGTCACAGTTCTTGCAACTACGGAACAAAGTACTCTAACATCTACCCTTCAAAAGTCCACTGTCGCTGATGAGACCACAGTGCAATACAGTTCAGAGGAGCCGTCGACGCTGAGTGCAACAAGCACACTGGGCAGCACAGTGAAGGCAACAACGGAACAAAGTGCTCTAACGTCGACCCTTCAAGAGTCTACAGTTGCAGATGTAACCACGATGTACTCCAGTACAGAGGAACTACATACATCACAAAGTGCCACAAGCACATTTAGGAGCACAGTGAGGGCAACAACGGAGCAAAGCGCTCTAACATCCACTCTCCAAGGGTCAACAGTTCCTGATGAAACCACGGTCCCCTTCAGTTCAGAGGAACCTTCGACACCCACACATTCACCACCAAGTGAAAAGAGCACACTTGGCAGCACAGTGCGGgcaacaacagaacaaattACCCTAACATCAACACTTCAAAAGTCCACAGACACTGATGAAAGCACGTTACACTCTAGTACAGAAGAGCTGTCCACACCAACATATACACTACCAAGTGGTGCAACAAGTTCACTTGACAGCACAGCGCAGACAATAACGAATCAGATCACCCTAACATCTACTTCCCAACTGTCCACCGTCCGTAAAGAAACCACAATACACACCAGTACAGAGGAACCATCAACACCCACTCACACATCGCAGAGCACACTTGGCAGCACAGTCGAGGGTACAACTTTTAGCCACTCCACCACATACCAGACAACTCCATATTTCTTATCCAAGACCACATCTGCAACGACGACAGTAAATACACCTTACAGTGACAGAAGTACGCGTCTAGCGACGACAAGGACACCCATTGGAGTTACCACTGACATGACTACACTATCTAGGACCGAGCAACCAAGTGCCACAAGCACAGTTCGAACGGAACAAACCGCTCTAACATCTAGTATTCATGAGTCCACAGACGCGAAGAAAACCACGATGTTCTCTAGCACAGAAGAACCGTTGACATCCCCACTTTCATCCCAGAGTGCCAGAACCGCACTGGGCAGCACAGTTCAGGCAACAACCTTTAGCACGACAACCAACCTTGTAGACCAAACTACGTCCGAG ATATCGGAGTACTTTACCTCTAACAGTGGTTCGAGACTCAGCACGATCTTCAGTAGTTCTACAGTCCTCAACTTTTACGAGGGCAGTGTCGTATCTACGACGCTTCTGAGCTTTAGTTCATCCTGTGTGGAAAAGGAAGAGGTTACAAGTTTCCTAACCGAGTCCATTGCtgcagacaacaacaacacgctCGGCATCATTCTACGTTCTGCCTACG AATAG